ATCCTCCTTCCCCTCTGGTTACCGTTCCTTCTTCGCTGACTCGTACCCGTTCACTGAATACACGTGTCAGTCGGAGAAACACGATCCACCGACCACGGGGCTAATCTCAGCCGTTGACCTTTATTATAGAGGAGAGTTAATCTACTCGAAGGTTCGAGAGATGGAGAACGGTAAAGCAGGATGGTTCTTGTCGGCTCCGTTTCGAGTCGATATGCTTGAGGAGAAAGAATCAGTTCAGACCCGGATACTATATCCGGGTGGGGATTACGAAGCCTGGGTGAGAAACATGGAAGAAAGCATGGAGCTTAACTGGATAGTGATAGACCCGATCAAGAAACGTGCGGCGAATATATCTAGCAGAAAGGCTGTTTCTGCTAGGCGGAACTGGTTAACCGGAGATTTAGAGATTAGATTTTCAACGATTGTGGCAGAGGCGGCCGGGAAGAAAAAGGCGGCGGAGGTCGCGGTGGTTGTGTCGTGTGGAGCGGCGGAGACGTGGAAGGAGGTGGACGAGGAGGTGGGGGGAGAAGTGCACGTGAGGGACGTGAGGTTGCAAGTAGAAGACATAGAAGGGAAATGTTTGAAAGGGAAGGATAGTTTGGTAATTTTACAAGGGATGTTGAAAGGGAAGAGATGTTGTAAAGATGGTGGTggtgaagagagaagaagagttaaagAAAGGTATGAGGAATACACGGAGATGAAGACATAtttgagagagaagaaagagaggagGGAGAAAGCTCAAGACACAATTTGTATGATCTTTGGCTTCTCTTTGTTTGTCCTTTTGTGgagttttattttgttaaggTAGAATATGCTAATAAGGACACTACGACATATAAACATTTCTTTGATCACATGTGCTTTTCTTTTATGATCTTGTAATAATGAAATATATGAGAATAAACAAGGACTATTTATCACATATACGAATATGTTATTGTTAGTTTCTTGCCAAAATGTTCTTGCcaaaatgtttttgttataacaatAAGATTAGTTTCTTgccaaattataatatatattaaattataatatatataaataatatatttgttattaaaaataaagaattttccGCTAACACAAataattcattatatatatgcaaaaatgaaataataatatcaaatatgaataatatatgtaaaatgaaACCTTATCGTCAGGCAATTGATTGAATTTGGAAAGTTTTGTGCAAACTCAGACCATTGACTATGTCTTGGTTGCTTGCAAAGTAGGAAATAGAAATACAACCAGTTTCTGGCTGGATAAATGGACAGGAGAGGGATCTTTTGTTGGATGTGGTGGGAGAGCATGGACTGTTAGTTTCTGGACTTCACACAGATGTCGTAGTTGATGATGTTCTTGGGAATTTTCGACGATGGTTACATATCTCGGTCTAGAATGCTAGTTATACGCTTGCTAAAGCAATTTATACCAAATCATGAATTTATTATAGAAGTGGACGTTGTATATGTTTGGCAGCTGAAAAACACTTTGAGTGACTCTCCTCTTCAGCTACATAGAATTTCTTAAATAAGGCACCACCTAAAGCGTCTTTGCACAAAGTGGTCTGGTTCAGTTAAGTAATTCCAAAACATGTTTTCTACTTGGGTTGGGTTGGGACATATTACCTTCCCGAGACATGATGAGGTTTTGGAGGAGAAATGAAGTTTCGGGAGTTAGGTGTCCCAAAGAGAGAAAGCTCTTTTCTTTTAGTCACGCTTTAATATTTATCCATTTTCTGTTGTGGGGGAGGGGGGATGGGGGGTAAGAGTTTTAGGTTGCATGTTCTTGGTGTTTGTTGTGCTCTTTAGATTCGGAAACTCGCTAGCACTTGTTATTTGACTGTTTTTATAGTTGCCATGTTTGGTATTTTTTCACCTCGTGTCACAtatttcttctcctcttttgcTCGATGATGTGATAAGATGGATAAAAGACCCAGTTTCCATTAAGAACATTgctctaatatttatttttattaaagctTCACTTtatttggttatatatatattaacaaaatattattatacatattttgtcaatttatattttgttaaagcttcactaatatatatatatatattgttaattttaaaaagaaagatttatGGTAGCCTTTtgttattatatacatatatatatatacacacatatatatatacatatatacgaGAAATTGGACCTTATAATCACACAAAAATGCATAATTCACATACTAATCATTTACCCTACCAGACATATACACACcgttataaatacatattaataCTGTAATATCTTTTGCATCAACCGGCAGAACCTgctaaatgttaaaaaaaaattattaacccCCAAAAGTAAATCGTGGTTTCCGTCGATGGTTTTCTCCATCTCTTTGAGCCCACCGTTTTGTTCCACATCGTCGCCAGCGTCGGGTCGTCAACCTTCTCTGAATTTGATCCTTCTGATATCTTCCACCGCCACCATCGTCCCCAATTCTGAAATCGATTGTGAGAAGACGTCGTTACAGATCCAAGCGGTGAGAAAGCAGCCCGAACCTCTTATTCCCTTCACATCGGCGCTTCGCCTCACACCACTGCTTCATCATTAcagtatttttcttttgtctctgTGAATTATCAAAGTTGATCGGAGAAGATGAgcaatatgtatttttatattttattatgcgATATATTCTGTTACTATACTATTTTAGAAAGTTCCATTCCATTTGACGGTTACTAAAAAGTTAAgtattttgtttagaaatatagttTGTAATTTTCTTAAGTTCTCACTATCGTTACATGTTTTTGAATCTGTAAAAATTGTACTATGATCGttacataatattatgtacCTTCTAGATTTTAAcatttgggtttatgatttatatttgggtttgggtttggtttttggtttagAAATTAGAGTTTggggtttagtatttaaaagGTGAGGGATATGGTTAGGGTTAACATTAACTTCTTCCATGCAATCATAGACATTTCATAATTTTACCAATATGTATtgtgttatttattttgttctattctatttaagtttatggtttatatttGGGTAAAGGTTTAGTGATttgagtttagtatttagaaggTGAATGAGTATAGTTGGGGTTAGCAATAACTTCTTCCATGcaattatagatattttataatttcataaatatgtactatgttatttattttgttcaattTATATGAGTTTTGTGCTTATATTTGGAGTTAcagtttatatttgggtttatgatttagatttGGTTTTAGGATTTActgattagagtttaggatttagtatagAAGTTGTGTGGGATTGGGATAAGGTTTAGTATCTAAGGATTGGATTTCAGATATGTTTAGTATTTAAGGGCTGTAGataatgttaaaattttataccaTTTCAGTGATATAGAATAGAATACTCGGTGCATATGTATGTGGTCAATAAAAGTATACGTGGATGATTATTTCTTCTACTGGTCATGTTATTTTTCCACCTTTTACCTGGTACctgcaaaaaaataataaaaccagttattttatagtataaatGTTAGATActaaattatgtcaaaatcaataAGATTTATCTAATTTGTATTCAAAATATGGCTAGTTGGCAAATAAGccctatatatatgtatacatatgtatatgtgtatgtgtatatatatgtatatatatacatacagtgaaacctctataaattaataatgtagggactacaccaaaactatatatttttattaatttatagagattattaatttatcgaaatactaactgaaccaaaaactcaattttgggactatgaaattatattaatttatagagatattaatctatcgattattaatttaaagaggttctactgtatatgtaacatacatatgtatatatgtatgtatatccTTTGTTAGTTTTAAATGTAGAAGTATAGATGAAAACGAAGAAGGACATGTAGCCAATAGTACAAGTTATTTTAGGAAAATTTTTGAATCATCTGATTTTAGGGAGATTGATGAAGTTTAGCAAATGTGGCTATGGCcatcaaaattttgattaatgaaATCTGATAATTCATGTTATGGAATGGAAAGTCAAGCTAACCTTATTCACAATGCACCCCAAAAAACTTCGGGTTTCTATGGGATGACGACTTTATTCTACAATAAAATTTGGAATATAGTGAAGAACGATTTAGGTAGTTAGTGAATTCTTTTCGATGGCATTATGGCTTGAGGACCGAATCATACAAATTCTGTCTCGTTCCAAAGAAGGATAAGTCCACGGAGATGTCTCTGTTGAAGACCATCAGTATGTGTAACGTCAGTTACAAGATAATCTCTAAGATTTTAtgctataaattaaaaaaagttttgcCATATTGTATTTCAGAAACTCAATCAACCTTTATTGTTGAAAGACATATTACATACAACATTATGATTTTTCGTGAGATGTTTCATGTGCTTAGAACAAAGCCAATAGATAGAAACAAGAGATAAGCAATAAAACTAGATATGAGGAAAGCGTACAACATGACGGAATGGACTTTCATCAGATTTTCATCAGAGCTGTAATTCAGAAAATGAGCTTCTCACTCACTTTCATTGAATTATATGGTGTACAATATCAGCCAAGTACAAAGTCTTATGAATGGTTAGCTTAGAGGGAATAGTGTTTATGAAATAGGATTACGTGAAAGAGACCCCTTTTCTCCTATCATATCTACTATATGCACTAAAGGCGTTTTTAGTCATACAAAGAATCAAGAGAATATAATGGGGATGCGTGTCTCACGAGCTAACCCTCTAGTATCTCACCTTCTCCTTGTTGATGacatcattttcttttgtaaagtgAAACTATGATAATGTGAAGAAGTTATGAAAGAAGTAAAGATATATGGAAAACTTCTGGATAATGTATCAACTTCAATAAATCATCTCTACTCTTTAATAAGAGAATCCCTAGAAATTTAAAGCAAACAATTAAATACTCTCTTGGGATCCAGAATGAAGTTAGCATGGATACTTACTTGGGAATACTTGAAGATATCAGTGGCTTAAAATGTAAGCTATTTGCCTTATTTAAGGACATACCACAAGATAGAGTTTAAGGTTGGTTGACACAGTGGCTATcaaaacactacaagaaaacaagtaGACCCCGATGCAGAATCAGTAGGTAAACAGTCGCAAACTACGTCTTACGACTGAATAGGGACTGAAAATTATGGTCGTCAATCATCGTGTCGGTAATTACATCAGTCGGAAATCAGTCGCTAAATAACGACTGAATTACGACTGAATTACAACTAATAAGATCAGTCGGAAAATAGTCGGGCAATAGTCATAATATATTATGACTACACTCAGACTGTTTCACGTCTAAATTACAACTACTTTCTTTGTCGAGTATTTCGGTTAAATGCAGTAGTTAATCAGTCGGATATTCTCAGTCGTTAATCAATCGGTTACGCGCAGTCGTTAATCAGTCAGCTGGTTGCAGTCGTAAATCAGTCGGTATTCTCAGTCGTAAATCAGTCGAGAATTTAGTCGAATTTTAGTCACTAATTCTGTGACTGCTTAGCgaatacatttttttatgaGTCGCTATTTAGTCGTAAAATATTGCTATTTTGATCATTGTTTTACGACTATATTCAGActccttttgtttcttttaattggtaattttgttattttttcttcttgtttgtaatgctatataataaaactatatttattaaacaaattgtGAATTAGAAAacactaattaattttaaaccTGAAAATGTTAACAAGCACTGAGAGTTAACCGAAAATGTTGACAAACACCGagagtttgaaaaaaaaacaactaaacaAAAGTCATGTTTCATGTCCTAGAGATATAAACAAGAAATCATGGTCAGGTGGTGGAATTAGTAGATACGAACTCATCAAATCTATGATCAGTTGCAGACAGAAAATTTTTCACTACAGAGAACTCGTTGATCTGCTTTGCTTGCTCTACAATAGTAGCACCCTGCTCTACAATAGTAGCACCCTGCTCTGCAATAGTAGTAGCCTGTGCTGCATTAGAAGCAGTCTGCTCTTCTATTTTGCGGTGAGCTTCTTTAAGCTGCTTCTTCATGTCGAGGAATGCAGAAGAAGAGAACTCACTGTACTTCCGTTTTTCATTGACGAGAGTTTGCTGGAGGCTTCCAATGCCATAGTATTGTCCTCTTTCAATTGTGAAAGTAgactacaaaaaaataatcaaattgtTACTATAAACCAGAAGAAAAGAGCATCGAGTataaagggaaaaaaaaagacacagcTTACCAAAAGGAATATCTCGTTATCCTCCTCTATGGAGAGCTGTGGATCATTGGAATCACCATCTGAACTCTGTGAGTTTTCGGCCCAAGGGCAGTCAACTTAGCTTCTCTGTTCTTCTTATATATCTCTGCAACCTGCTCTGCTTTGAAATCAACATAGGTCTCATCCGTTTTTGTATGTGTCTTGATGTAAACTTCACCAAGGGAAACTGGTCTGCCCGATTCCTCAACctaaaatggtaaaaaaaaaagaaagcaaagtAAAGGTTAAATGATACAGATTGTTTAACTTTTATGGAAGGAGCGAAAATAGCTTACACCATCTCATGTTCGATCTGTTGGAAAGACTTCTGGCCAGAGTTGTGCTTGTGTGGACCAAGTCCGTTCCGGTCAGACAAACGAGCCGCTGATGTAGTCTCACTCTTTTTCCGCTTCATGAGTGTCCCAATGCGCTGTCATTTCTTCCCATAGAGTATCGTGGATCCAGTTTGGTTGCTTTTGAGTCCTCCTACAAATGCTAACCATGTCTTTCATACGTCGCTGACATATCGCCTCAAAATTTTCCTGAACAAAACCAGTGTGTATTTGACCCCAAGTGTGagttttttacaaaaaaaaaagaaacagagaaagtTGATGTTAAAAgtcaaattaaacaaaaactgaGGTTTAATATAGAAGATAAGACTTAACTGAGGAAATGAGGTTTTAACCAAATCTATTGCGATATCATTTCTGATCTATGTTATGTCCAGCTTCTTAATGAGTCAGTCTATGAACTTTACATGGCGCTGTTGAGATAATAATTATGGACATTATTACAATTTTCTGATCCTCTATTAGCTAAGGTTTTGCGTGGTAAGTATTATAGGCTTACCTCGCCATTGTGGGAAAGTTATACAGATACTACCTCATATGTTTAGACAAGCATGTTATCTGTGAGACTGCTATTGACATTGCGAAGTAGACCAAAAATCCACTCAGGTTACAAGGTTAAAGCAAGGAAATATCCATGGATTATGACTACACATGCAAGACCGGCCAGCCAAATGTCTTGGTTATGCATTCTAGAATGCCAATTAGTGATTTATTAAAACAGTCATGACAGAATGGGATATCGACATGTTGGATAATTTGTGGTAGCTGGAGACATTCTGATAATTTGGAGTTTGGCCGTTAACCGAACTACAGATCCAGATACCTATTGTTGAAACAACAAGAAGAGTGGCTGGTATATTTTTAAGTCATGATATTGGTTTGCTAGTAGTATCCCGAAGAATGGGAGGGAGGTTATTTAGGAATCAAGTATCACTAAGCTTCAGACCTTTGGTTTCAAATATAATGCCTCTTAGAAGATGCATCATCTTTAATTGAAGCTAATAACAAGTCATGTAACAATTATAAAGAATCCTATATGTCTTCATATGTGATGTGATAATTGATGTCTAGGATGTGGAGAGCCAGATGAATCTATCACTGATGCAAACTTCGAATGTCCACGGGCTTTACAAGCATGAGTTTTGTTAGAAACTCCTTCAAGTCAAATATCTTCCAGCTTTTGTGTGTCTACTCAAAATGGATTATTTCTTATGGTGGgaaaacaattttgaaaacCTAGAGCTCGACAAAGATCTTTATTCCTAGATAATATGGTATCTTTGGAAAGTTGGATTAAAAAATTGTTCAGAGGCATAGACATTGATTCTCAGAGCTGATAAAatacgaagaagaagaatgttATGCTTGGTTCTCAGCAAATGAGCGACTTAATATAGCGGAGAAGCAAACAATACTCATTGATCCACAAGCCATATgcttatatgatatatatgtgcTGAATGGTTCTTTGACTTATACCTAGCAATATAGTGTGGTTATGGATGAGTTTGGAAGATCTGTCTCGACAAACCCAACTTATGGGTTCAAAAAACATAATAAGATGAGAGTTATCTTTGCATTCATAGATTAAAGCACTTGCACTTTGCTGgataatggaaaaaaaaaactacataaCTCCACATGTTACTCTTTGGAACAGAGTGCAAATATTTGTTCACCATGACTAGGAATTAACAAGCATGGTCAAATTTTTAACAGAGTTAACGAAAAGGGCtttttgcaaaagtgactcaaaacttgaagtcaaacataaaactaaccttttcttttgactcattttttttttgagtttttaaccccacaccTCCATTtaatctacgaaaatgccattaactttttatttt
This DNA window, taken from Raphanus sativus cultivar WK10039 unplaced genomic scaffold, ASM80110v3 Scaffold0770, whole genome shotgun sequence, encodes the following:
- the LOC108816315 gene encoding F-box protein At2g27310 produces the protein MASVQCSIGDSISTLHPDIIQTQILTRLDGLALASTASTSSYLQTLCNQQKLWREISTTTWPSADDSRVVQAISSFPSGYRSFFADSYPFTEYTCQSEKHDPPTTGLISAVDLYYRGELIYSKVREMENGKAGWFLSAPFRVDMLEEKESVQTRILYPGGDYEAWVRNMEESMELNWIVIDPIKKRAANISSRKAVSARRNWLTGDLEIRFSTIVAEAAGKKKAAEVAVVVSCGAAETWKEVDEEVGGEVHVRDVRLQVEDIEGKCLKGKDSLVILQGMLKGKRCCKDGGGEERRRVKERYEEYTEMKTYLREKKERREKAQDTICMIFGFSLFVLLWSFILLR